The following proteins are encoded in a genomic region of Bacillus sp. FJAT-22090:
- the addB gene encoding helicase-exonuclease AddAB subunit AddB, whose translation MSLRIVTGRTGSGKTKFMQQEIIDILQKDSIGEPLFYIVPDQMSFSSEYSLAADSGLPGLIRAQVTTFKRLAWRVLQETGGIAKEEISGFGYRMLIRSLLEENKEQFKLFNRAATKRGFTDQIEVLLKEFNRYCLNYDTMSNLLNDLENVQAPQTLIDKSSDLVMLLELMEQKLGTSYIDGEGYLMLLAQKIKDSSLLATSEIYIDGFTSFTPRELEIIQELMKKTKRLTIALPMESLADALDEQSLFFQPANTCQKLLDIAYKENVEIEPTEHQTEQKRFESIELAHLEANFDQLPPQVIGTEGNLHVIEAANRRAEVHAIARNIRVLMQQNDVRYKEMAILHRDSETYEGLIETIFAQYDIPVFISRKKPMLHHPLIELSRSALEIIRSDWKYESMFRAIKTDLFFPLNASKREWRERADRLENFVLSFGIYGDRWFDEKRWIYKKYRGLEFYSKVQTDEELSTQADIHAVRDIVVNPLKVLSEQLTVSNTGIDIATALYTFMETLQVYDKLQVLKQAEEEEGQLLLATEHEQAWNEWVDVLDQFVLMFGEKEMSLEEASKILDEGFDQLAFSRIPPTLDQVVVASVDIGRVVNMKATFVIGVNDGIYPKRMDHEGLLSDMDREWFNHIGFELAPSSKMRLLDENYLVYKAFTGASNYLFVSYPIADSEGKALLPSMYIKKLQQMIDNLEVELAVMDSSDSTNAVVDLSTISHPRTTLPYVVMQLREALNTGKLSEVWQAVYSYYMDDPYWSKLMKRITRPMIHGNKTERLSQDMTSALYGETIISSVSRVEKYYSCPFAHYASYGLKLEERAEYHLEPPAMGDLFHAALKWISDETNRLNIMWGDLSKAQCMKLAKQAVDHIVPVFVHQLLLSTNRYRYIQRKLEQIVASTLIALSKHSNVSSFVPIAVEAGFGPGEALPALGIPLKNRRKMQLRGRIDRVDAANINGNMFVRIVDYKSSKKGIDLNEVYHGLSLQMLTYLDVAIANAPSWLQEDAEPAGVLYVHLHNPFIQSKKEMAEAELEEAIYKSYKMNGLLIDDSEVIMEMDEQMDGFSKVIPVRINKDGNLSKSSSKVVDTENMKLLQSFVRKKHEQAGNGMNAGDTRVYPYRLKDKMPCQYCSYQSVCQFDPQDPEQPVRLLKVEQPDVVAEKIREEMGTSEHS comes from the coding sequence GTTTACTAGAGGAAAATAAAGAACAATTTAAGTTGTTTAACCGTGCAGCTACAAAAAGAGGATTTACCGATCAAATTGAGGTGCTTTTAAAGGAATTCAACCGTTATTGTTTAAATTATGACACAATGTCTAACTTGTTAAATGATTTAGAAAATGTACAAGCACCTCAAACATTGATTGATAAATCATCAGACCTAGTCATGTTGCTTGAACTTATGGAGCAAAAGTTAGGCACGAGCTATATTGACGGAGAAGGATACTTGATGTTGCTAGCGCAAAAAATTAAAGATTCTTCGCTTCTCGCAACCTCCGAAATTTATATTGATGGATTCACTTCGTTTACTCCTAGGGAACTAGAAATAATCCAAGAGCTGATGAAAAAAACAAAACGTCTTACGATTGCTTTACCAATGGAGTCACTAGCTGATGCTCTTGATGAGCAATCTTTGTTTTTCCAACCGGCTAATACTTGTCAAAAGTTGTTAGATATCGCATACAAAGAAAATGTAGAAATTGAACCGACAGAGCACCAAACAGAACAAAAACGTTTTGAATCGATAGAATTAGCCCATTTAGAAGCAAATTTTGACCAGCTTCCACCACAAGTAATAGGGACAGAAGGAAATCTTCATGTAATAGAAGCTGCAAATCGACGAGCAGAGGTTCATGCCATTGCGAGGAATATTCGTGTTCTCATGCAGCAAAATGATGTTCGATATAAAGAGATGGCAATTTTACATAGAGATTCGGAAACTTATGAGGGACTAATAGAAACTATTTTTGCTCAATATGATATTCCGGTTTTTATTAGTCGTAAGAAACCAATGCTACACCATCCGCTTATTGAACTTAGTAGATCTGCCTTGGAGATAATTCGCTCGGATTGGAAATATGAGTCTATGTTTAGAGCGATTAAAACTGATTTATTTTTCCCTTTAAATGCTTCCAAAAGGGAATGGAGAGAGCGAGCAGATCGATTAGAGAATTTCGTATTATCTTTTGGAATATACGGAGATAGATGGTTTGATGAAAAACGCTGGATTTATAAAAAGTATCGAGGTCTTGAATTTTATTCAAAAGTACAAACAGATGAAGAATTAAGTACTCAAGCAGATATTCATGCTGTGAGAGATATAGTGGTTAATCCTTTGAAGGTTCTTTCTGAACAATTGACAGTTAGTAATACCGGCATCGATATTGCTACAGCTTTATATACTTTTATGGAGACATTACAAGTTTACGATAAATTACAAGTATTAAAGCAGGCAGAAGAGGAAGAAGGTCAATTATTGCTTGCTACAGAACATGAGCAGGCGTGGAATGAATGGGTGGATGTGTTAGACCAATTCGTTTTAATGTTCGGAGAAAAAGAGATGTCACTGGAGGAGGCCTCCAAAATATTAGATGAAGGCTTTGATCAATTAGCCTTTTCAAGGATACCTCCTACCTTAGATCAAGTAGTCGTTGCAAGTGTTGACATAGGACGAGTTGTGAATATGAAGGCTACCTTTGTTATCGGTGTAAACGATGGGATCTATCCAAAACGTATGGATCATGAAGGACTACTTTCCGATATGGATCGGGAGTGGTTTAATCATATCGGATTTGAACTTGCACCAAGTTCTAAAATGCGCTTGCTAGATGAAAATTACTTAGTCTACAAAGCTTTTACTGGAGCATCCAACTATTTATTTGTATCGTATCCAATAGCAGATAGCGAAGGAAAGGCATTGCTTCCTTCCATGTATATTAAGAAGCTTCAGCAAATGATTGATAATCTTGAGGTAGAGTTAGCAGTTATGGATTCAAGTGATTCAACGAATGCTGTTGTTGATCTATCAACCATCAGTCATCCACGTACTACGTTACCGTATGTTGTCATGCAGTTGCGTGAAGCACTGAATACAGGCAAGTTATCGGAAGTTTGGCAAGCAGTGTATAGCTATTATATGGATGATCCGTATTGGTCTAAACTAATGAAACGAATAACACGGCCTATGATACATGGGAATAAAACCGAAAGACTTTCACAGGATATGACATCTGCTCTTTATGGAGAAACAATTATTTCGAGCGTTTCAAGAGTAGAAAAATATTACAGCTGTCCATTTGCCCATTATGCATCATATGGATTGAAGTTAGAGGAGCGGGCTGAATATCATTTGGAGCCGCCGGCAATGGGTGATTTGTTTCATGCGGCATTAAAATGGATATCAGATGAAACAAACCGTTTAAATATTATGTGGGGAGATTTATCAAAAGCGCAATGTATGAAGCTTGCTAAACAAGCGGTAGATCACATCGTACCGGTATTTGTCCATCAGCTTTTGTTAAGTACAAATCGATATCGATATATTCAACGAAAATTAGAGCAAATCGTAGCTTCTACACTTATTGCATTAAGTAAACACTCAAATGTTTCTAGCTTCGTTCCTATAGCTGTTGAAGCAGGATTCGGTCCTGGAGAAGCATTGCCCGCATTAGGAATACCACTAAAAAATAGACGAAAAATGCAATTACGAGGCAGAATTGACCGAGTGGATGCAGCAAACATAAATGGGAATATGTTTGTGCGAATTGTCGATTATAAGTCTTCTAAAAAAGGGATTGATTTGAACGAAGTGTATCATGGTTTATCACTGCAGATGTTAACCTATTTAGATGTTGCAATCGCGAATGCACCAAGTTGGTTACAAGAGGATGCTGAGCCTGCTGGAGTGCTATATGTACATCTTCATAATCCTTTTATTCAATCTAAAAAAGAGATGGCAGAAGCTGAGTTGGAAGAAGCAATTTATAAATCTTATAAAATGAATGGCTTATTAATAGACGATTCAGAAGTCATTATGGAAATGGATGAGCAAATGGATGGCTTTTCAAAGGTTATTCCAGTTCGAATAAATAAAGATGGGAACTTATCCAAATCCTCATCAAAAGTAGTAGATACCGAAAATATGAAACTACTTCAATCATTTGTGCGTAAAAAACATGAACAGGCTGGAAATGGTATGAATGCAGGGGATACACGTGTATATCCATACCGTCTCAAGGATAAAATGCCATGCCAATATTGTTCGTATCAGAGTGTTTGTCAATTTGACCCACAAGATCCAGAACAACCAGTACGATTGCTTAAAGTAGAGCAACCTGACGTGGTGGCTGAAAAAATTAGAGAGGAGATGGGGACTAGTGAACATTCCTAA